In Afipia sp. GAS231, a single window of DNA contains:
- a CDS encoding NAD(P)/FAD-dependent oxidoreductase — translation MNEADVVIIGAGHNGLTCAAYLAMAGLRVKVVERRKAVGGAAVTEEFHPGFRNSVAAYTVSLLNPQISADLKLADHGLRIVERRAQNFLPAPDGSYLLTGEGRTRESVAKLSPRDADRIETFSHELEVIADVLRQFVLRAPPNIVDGLGVGAIREAFNALGTAGILRTLPLEAQRNLLDLFTCSAGEMLDDRFESDLVKALFGFDAIVGNYASPYAAGSAYVMLHHAFGEVNGKKGVWGHAIGGMGAITQAMARAARGHGAEIETDAGVREVIVERGRAAGVVLDNGTTIRAKYVASGVNPKLLYTRLIPSGALTPEFLERIGRWRNGSGTFRMNVALGALPSFTALPGNGDHLTAGIILAPSLPYMDRAWQDARAHGWSREPVVEVLIPSTLDDSLAPEGQHVASLFCQHVAPELPDGKSWDDHREEVADLMVSTVDSYAPGFAASVIGHQILSPLDLERQFGLLGGDIFHGALTLNQLFSARPMLGHADYRGPLKGLYHCGSGAHPGGGVTGAPGHNAARVILGDHRALFG, via the coding sequence ATGAACGAAGCGGACGTCGTCATCATCGGTGCGGGGCATAACGGCCTCACTTGCGCGGCCTATCTCGCAATGGCCGGGCTGCGCGTGAAGGTGGTCGAGCGCCGCAAGGCGGTCGGCGGCGCGGCCGTCACCGAGGAATTCCACCCCGGCTTCCGCAACTCCGTGGCGGCCTATACCGTCAGCCTGCTCAACCCGCAGATATCAGCCGACCTGAAACTGGCCGATCACGGCCTGCGGATCGTCGAACGCCGCGCCCAGAATTTCCTGCCCGCGCCCGACGGCAGCTATTTGCTGACCGGCGAAGGCCGCACCCGGGAGTCCGTGGCCAAACTCAGCCCGCGCGACGCCGACCGTATCGAGACCTTCTCGCATGAACTCGAAGTCATCGCCGACGTGCTGCGACAATTCGTGCTGCGGGCGCCGCCGAACATCGTCGACGGCCTTGGCGTCGGCGCCATTCGTGAAGCGTTCAACGCGCTCGGCACCGCCGGCATTCTGCGAACGCTGCCACTGGAAGCCCAGCGCAACCTGCTCGATCTGTTCACCTGCTCGGCCGGCGAGATGCTCGACGATCGCTTTGAGAGCGATCTGGTCAAGGCGCTGTTCGGCTTCGACGCCATCGTCGGCAACTATGCCAGCCCCTATGCCGCAGGCTCCGCCTACGTGATGCTGCATCATGCGTTCGGCGAGGTGAACGGCAAGAAAGGCGTCTGGGGCCACGCCATCGGCGGCATGGGTGCGATCACGCAGGCGATGGCACGGGCCGCGCGCGGCCATGGCGCCGAGATCGAGACCGACGCCGGCGTGCGCGAAGTGATCGTCGAGCGCGGCCGCGCGGCCGGCGTCGTGCTCGACAACGGCACGACCATCCGCGCCAAATATGTGGCGTCGGGCGTCAATCCGAAATTGCTGTACACGCGGCTGATCCCGTCGGGCGCGCTGACGCCGGAATTTCTCGAGCGCATCGGCCGCTGGCGCAACGGCTCCGGCACGTTCCGCATGAATGTCGCGCTCGGCGCGCTGCCGTCGTTCACGGCTCTGCCCGGCAATGGCGATCATCTCACCGCCGGCATCATCCTCGCGCCCAGTCTCCCCTACATGGATCGCGCCTGGCAGGATGCCCGCGCACATGGCTGGAGCCGCGAGCCCGTGGTCGAGGTGCTGATCCCCTCGACCCTCGACGACTCGCTCGCGCCCGAAGGCCAGCATGTCGCGAGCCTGTTCTGCCAGCACGTCGCGCCGGAATTGCCGGATGGCAAATCATGGGACGACCACCGCGAGGAGGTCGCCGATCTCATGGTCTCGACCGTGGACAGCTACGCGCCGGGCTTTGCGGCGAGCGTAATCGGGCATCAGATCCTGTCGCCCCTCGATCTGGAGCGGCAGTTCGGCCTGCTCGGCGGCGATATTTTTCACGGCGCGCTGACGCTCAATCAGTTGTTCTCGGCGCGGCCGATGCTGGGCCATGCGGATTACCGCGGACCGCTGAAGGGCCTCTACCATTGCGGCTCCGGCGCCCATCCCGGCGGCGGCGTCACCGGCGCCCCCGGCCACAACGCCGCACGCGTGATTTTAGGGGATCACCGGGCGCTGTTTGGATGA
- a CDS encoding Flp family type IVb pilin, with translation MKSLILSFLKNESGATAIEYGLIAAGIAVAIITAVNGVGSSLSTTFVNISTSLK, from the coding sequence ATGAAGTCGCTCATTTTGTCATTCCTCAAGAACGAATCCGGCGCCACGGCCATTGAGTATGGCCTGATCGCAGCGGGCATCGCCGTCGCCATCATTACCGCCGTCAACGGCGTTGGCAGCTCGTTGAGCACCACCTTTGTCAACATCAGCACCTCGCTGAAGTAA
- a CDS encoding 50S ribosomal protein L11 methyltransferase: MTSTTPATHRAGFAIGDEAAAKRVVDVLTETFFEGQAAIAAFERPDGLWDVTAYFADPPDRVLVRELVANAAGAEAAGSIAFDTVEAKDWVKATLEDLVPVPAGRFVVHGQHDRDRIPSNKLGIEIEAALAFGTGHHGTTRGCLLLLDHALKAWRPRRVLDLGTGTGVLAIAAAKALHENILASDIDPLSVAVARENARANQTGHLVEMIHATGFAAPEFAQRGPFDLVLANILANPLRQLATPMARHLAPSALVILSGLLTHQAAGVIAAYRDRGLVPVRHLRIDGWSSLLLRHVK; the protein is encoded by the coding sequence ATGACTTCCACTACCCCTGCCACCCATCGCGCCGGCTTCGCGATCGGGGACGAAGCCGCCGCCAAACGGGTCGTCGACGTCCTGACTGAAACTTTTTTTGAAGGCCAGGCCGCGATCGCCGCGTTCGAGCGGCCGGACGGCCTTTGGGACGTCACAGCCTATTTTGCCGATCCGCCCGACCGGGTTTTGGTGCGCGAACTCGTCGCCAACGCCGCCGGTGCCGAGGCCGCGGGCAGCATCGCTTTCGACACCGTCGAGGCCAAGGACTGGGTCAAGGCGACCCTGGAGGATCTGGTCCCGGTCCCCGCCGGCCGCTTCGTCGTCCACGGCCAGCACGACCGCGACCGCATCCCGTCCAACAAGCTCGGCATCGAGATCGAGGCGGCGCTGGCATTCGGCACCGGCCATCACGGCACCACGCGCGGCTGCCTGCTGCTGCTCGACCATGCGCTGAAGGCGTGGCGTCCGCGTCGCGTACTCGACCTCGGCACCGGCACCGGCGTGCTGGCGATTGCCGCGGCCAAGGCGCTGCACGAGAACATTCTGGCAAGCGACATCGATCCGCTGTCGGTCGCGGTCGCGCGCGAGAATGCGCGGGCGAACCAGACCGGCCATCTCGTCGAGATGATCCACGCCACCGGATTCGCCGCACCCGAATTCGCGCAACGCGGTCCGTTCGACCTGGTGCTGGCGAACATCCTCGCCAATCCGCTGCGGCAACTGGCAACGCCGATGGCGCGGCATCTGGCGCCATCGGCGCTGGTGATCCTGTCGGGCCTGCTGACGCATCAGGCAGCCGGCGTCATCGCCGCCTATCGCGACCGCGGGCTGGTACCCGTCCGCCACCTGCGCATCGACGGCTGGAGCAGCCTGCTGCTGCGTCATGTCAAATGA
- a CDS encoding aminopeptidase P family protein, whose protein sequence is MFEAHFQTFEEPEGGVALSARLAAFREELARRKLTGFVIPRADQQQNEYVAPSEERLAWLTGFTGSAGLAIVLTHEAAVFVDGRYTLQAAKQVDRKAWHIEPLVDPPPEHWLARHLVAGDRLGFDPWLHTSAAAERLAAACTKAGAELIAVQSNPLDHVWTERPEPPLGPVAIHGTQFSGEIESEKLKRIRLEIAKLGVDALVLSDSHAVAWTFNIRGADVSHTPLPLSYALVPKDGRPAIFIDHRKLSNRSRDHLEQSADVLEPEALTPALTELAKHGAAIALDNATAADALSRLIAAAGGKPVRGNDPVALLKAVKNLTEIEGTRTAHQRDAVALTRFLAWIDREAPSGALTEIDTVEALETFRRRTGALKDVSFPTIAGTGPNGAIVHYRVTRKTNRRIVSGDLLLIDSGAQYEDGTTDVTRTIAVGEPTDEMRDRFTRVLRGHIAIARAIFPDGTTGAQLDSFARQYLWQSGLDFEHGTGHGVGSYLSVHEGPARISKLGTTPLKRGMILSNEPGYYKTDAYGIRIENLELVVGADVIGAEKPVNAFETLTLAPIDRRLIDVAMLSPTELKWLNDYHTRVNREVRPHLDDTATKLWLDEATAAMLVL, encoded by the coding sequence ATGTTCGAAGCCCATTTCCAGACATTCGAGGAGCCCGAAGGCGGTGTGGCGCTGAGCGCCCGGCTGGCCGCCTTCCGCGAGGAGCTGGCGCGCCGCAAGCTCACCGGATTCGTGATTCCCCGCGCCGATCAGCAGCAAAATGAATATGTCGCCCCCTCCGAGGAGCGGCTGGCCTGGCTGACCGGCTTCACCGGTTCGGCCGGCCTTGCAATCGTCCTGACCCACGAGGCGGCGGTGTTCGTCGATGGCCGCTACACGTTGCAGGCCGCCAAACAGGTCGACCGCAAGGCCTGGCATATCGAGCCGCTGGTCGATCCGCCGCCGGAACACTGGCTGGCGCGGCACCTTGTGGCCGGCGACCGCCTCGGTTTTGACCCCTGGCTGCACACTTCTGCGGCAGCCGAACGCCTCGCCGCCGCCTGCACCAAGGCCGGCGCGGAGCTGATCGCGGTGCAGTCCAACCCGCTCGACCACGTATGGACCGAGCGCCCGGAACCACCGCTCGGCCCGGTAGCGATCCACGGCACGCAGTTTTCCGGCGAGATCGAGTCCGAGAAGCTGAAGCGGATCCGGCTTGAGATCGCCAAGCTCGGCGTCGATGCGCTGGTGCTGTCGGACAGCCACGCGGTGGCCTGGACCTTCAACATCCGCGGCGCCGACGTCTCGCATACGCCGCTGCCGCTGTCCTACGCACTGGTGCCGAAGGACGGCCGCCCCGCCATCTTCATCGATCATCGCAAGCTGTCGAACCGGTCGCGTGATCATCTCGAGCAGTCCGCCGATGTCTTGGAGCCCGAGGCGCTGACGCCGGCACTGACGGAACTCGCCAAACACGGCGCGGCGATCGCGCTCGACAACGCCACCGCAGCCGATGCGCTGAGCCGCCTGATCGCGGCCGCCGGCGGCAAGCCGGTGCGCGGCAACGATCCGGTCGCATTGCTTAAGGCGGTGAAGAATCTCACCGAGATCGAGGGCACTCGCACCGCGCACCAGCGCGACGCGGTGGCGCTGACGCGGTTTCTCGCCTGGATCGACCGCGAGGCGCCGTCGGGCGCGCTGACCGAGATCGACACCGTCGAGGCGCTGGAAACCTTTCGCCGCCGGACCGGCGCGCTGAAGGATGTTTCCTTCCCCACCATCGCCGGCACGGGGCCGAACGGCGCCATCGTGCATTACCGCGTCACCCGCAAGACCAACCGCCGGATCGTCTCCGGTGATCTGCTGCTGATCGATTCCGGCGCGCAATATGAAGACGGCACCACCGACGTCACCCGTACCATCGCGGTCGGCGAACCCACCGACGAGATGCGCGACCGCTTTACCCGCGTGCTGCGCGGCCACATCGCGATCGCGCGCGCGATCTTCCCCGACGGCACCACCGGCGCCCAGCTCGACAGTTTCGCGCGGCAATATCTCTGGCAGTCCGGCCTCGATTTCGAACACGGCACCGGCCACGGCGTCGGCAGCTATCTCTCGGTGCACGAAGGCCCGGCGCGGATTTCGAAGCTCGGCACCACGCCGCTGAAGCGCGGCATGATCCTGTCGAACGAGCCCGGCTACTACAAGACCGACGCCTACGGCATCCGGATCGAGAATCTGGAACTCGTGGTCGGCGCCGACGTCATCGGCGCCGAGAAGCCGGTCAACGCCTTCGAGACGCTGACCCTGGCGCCGATCGACCGCCGCCTGATCGACGTCGCGATGCTGAGCCCGACGGAACTGAAGTGGCTCAACGACTACCACACCCGCGTCAACCGCGAGGTGCGGCCGCATCTCGACGACACCGCCACGAAACTGTGGCTGGACGAGGCGACGGCGGCGATGTTGGTTTTGTAG
- a CDS encoding multidrug effflux MFS transporter — MHGVMGQPPDVTTEAGRLANSRTMLFLLVLMTGVAPISLYMLVPALPVLATTFGRDISVAQMTVSLYMVGIACSQIIMGPLSDRFGRRPVLLGGIGLMVAASAAGIFAETLPQLIAARFLQALGGASGMVVSRAIIRDLYSRDRISSMISLVIAVMMIAQMLSPLTGGLLEITFGWRAIFYLITAASLAITIMIAVLLPETRRDRVEGSSFRGDVGSLFRSRAFIGYVLCQVLASQMIFAFAGGGPYIVVTQMGRSSAEYGAWFATTGFAYLVGNLFCVRFAPRHSLERLIWFGLALQLGGSALNVIWSLAGINQAPSILFGTQMIVMVANAFVMANSAAGAISVRPEAAGTASGAMGFLQQGIGALVSQFGAYLGGHSTTTLPLTAAIFVISLACAATMIFIVPRRTVIVSEALIEQAEEEESGMM; from the coding sequence ATGCATGGCGTGATGGGCCAGCCGCCTGACGTGACGACGGAAGCAGGCCGCCTCGCGAACTCCAGGACCATGTTGTTTCTGCTCGTCCTGATGACGGGCGTGGCGCCGATCTCGCTGTACATGCTGGTGCCGGCGCTGCCGGTGCTGGCGACCACGTTCGGCCGCGACATCTCGGTCGCGCAGATGACGGTGTCGCTCTACATGGTCGGCATCGCCTGCTCGCAGATCATCATGGGGCCGTTGTCGGACCGGTTCGGCCGCCGCCCGGTGCTGCTCGGCGGCATCGGCCTGATGGTCGCGGCCAGCGCGGCCGGCATCTTCGCCGAGACGCTGCCGCAACTGATCGCCGCGCGGTTCCTGCAGGCGCTCGGCGGCGCCTCCGGCATGGTGGTGAGTCGGGCCATCATCCGTGACCTCTACAGCCGCGACCGCATCTCTTCCATGATCAGCCTCGTCATCGCGGTCATGATGATCGCGCAGATGCTGTCGCCGCTGACCGGCGGCCTCCTGGAGATCACCTTCGGCTGGCGCGCGATCTTCTACCTGATCACCGCAGCGTCGCTGGCGATCACGATCATGATCGCGGTCTTGCTGCCGGAAACCCGCCGCGACCGGGTCGAGGGCTCCAGCTTTCGCGGCGACGTCGGCAGCCTCTTCAGGAGCCGCGCCTTCATCGGCTATGTGCTGTGTCAGGTGCTGGCCTCGCAGATGATCTTCGCCTTTGCCGGCGGCGGGCCCTACATCGTGGTGACGCAGATGGGCCGCAGCAGCGCCGAATATGGCGCCTGGTTTGCGACGACGGGCTTTGCCTATCTGGTCGGCAATCTCTTCTGTGTGCGCTTCGCGCCGCGCCACTCGCTGGAACGGCTGATCTGGTTCGGACTGGCGCTGCAGCTCGGCGGCAGCGCGCTCAACGTCATCTGGAGTTTGGCCGGCATCAATCAGGCGCCGTCGATTCTGTTCGGCACCCAGATGATCGTGATGGTCGCCAACGCCTTCGTGATGGCGAATTCCGCGGCCGGCGCCATCAGCGTCCGCCCCGAGGCCGCCGGCACCGCCTCCGGTGCCATGGGATTCCTGCAACAGGGCATAGGCGCGCTTGTCTCGCAATTCGGCGCCTATCTCGGCGGCCACTCCACCACCACGCTGCCGCTGACGGCGGCGATCTTCGTGATCTCGCTCGCCTGCGCCGCGACCATGATCTTCATCGTGCCGCGACGAACCGTGATCGTCAGCGAGGCGTTGATCGAGCAAGCGGAGGAGGAAGAATCGGGGATGATGTAG
- a CDS encoding IS110 family transposase, with the protein MGIDVAKDKIDACIRVLALRQPYPSSAQGHRRLVAWLRKHKVNKAVMEASGGYERDWAKVLRQAGIAVRIVDPKRVRSFARSAGRLAKNDAIDAEMIAWFAETFNEAPEQSYDAAHEEMLALVKARIALVELKTRLQSQNEHAAPGLVQKAHARILKDLAREIAGLEAAIAAKIKATPHLAERAEIIASVPGFAATSAANLVAGMPELGQVSNEVAAALLGAAPYDDDSGQRRGERHIKGGRRWIRTAIYMPCLGAVTQNNPALKAFYRRLIAKGKKPKVALIACMRKLIVICNTLIARRQKWDPSRYALS; encoded by the coding sequence GTGGGCATCGATGTCGCCAAGGACAAGATTGATGCATGCATTCGCGTGCTGGCACTGCGGCAACCGTACCCGAGCAGCGCGCAGGGGCATCGCCGGTTGGTTGCCTGGCTGCGCAAGCACAAGGTGAACAAGGCCGTCATGGAGGCCAGTGGCGGCTATGAGCGGGACTGGGCCAAGGTACTGCGTCAGGCCGGCATCGCGGTGCGGATTGTCGACCCCAAGCGGGTGCGCAGCTTCGCCCGATCGGCCGGACGCCTGGCCAAGAACGATGCGATCGACGCGGAGATGATCGCTTGGTTCGCCGAGACATTCAACGAGGCACCGGAGCAGAGCTACGATGCCGCGCATGAGGAGATGCTGGCGCTGGTGAAGGCGCGTATCGCACTGGTTGAGTTGAAGACCCGCTTGCAGAGCCAGAATGAGCATGCTGCACCAGGATTGGTTCAGAAAGCCCATGCCCGCATCTTGAAGGACCTGGCCCGCGAAATTGCTGGGCTAGAGGCTGCCATTGCGGCCAAGATCAAGGCCACGCCACACCTTGCCGAGCGTGCCGAGATCATCGCGAGCGTGCCTGGCTTCGCCGCGACGAGCGCCGCGAACCTCGTCGCGGGCATGCCGGAGCTTGGGCAGGTTAGCAACGAGGTCGCCGCCGCATTATTGGGTGCGGCTCCTTACGATGACGATAGTGGCCAACGGCGCGGCGAGCGTCATATCAAGGGTGGCCGCCGCTGGATTCGCACTGCGATCTACATGCCCTGTCTCGGGGCCGTCACGCAGAACAACCCGGCGCTCAAGGCCTTCTATCGACGCCTGATCGCCAAGGGCAAGAAGCCGAAAGTCGCGCTCATTGCCTGCATGCGCAAGCTGATCGTCATCTGCAACACGCTGATCGCGCGACGGCAGAAATGGGACCCCAGCCGTTACGCGCTGAGTTGA
- a CDS encoding IS110 family transposase yields the protein MMAQDDRIVVGIDVAKDKVDACIRSLSLRQVCPNTGQGHRKLVAWLRKYKATRAVMEASGGYERDWAKLLRQAGVEVRIVDPKRVRSFALSAGRLAKNDVIDAEMIAWFAEIFTEAPSQTHDAAREELLALVKARIGLGDLKTRLQSQNEHAAPGLVQKTHARVLKNLVSEIAKLEAAIAAKIKASPHLAERAEIIESVPGLAETTSANLIAGMPELGQVSNKIAGALLGAAPYDDDSGHRRGERHIKGGRRWVRNAIYMPCLGAATQNNPVLKAFYDRLIAKGKKPKVVLVACMRKLIVILNIMIARRQKWDPSRYALN from the coding sequence ATGATGGCACAAGATGATCGCATTGTCGTGGGCATCGATGTGGCAAAGGACAAGGTGGATGCGTGCATTCGCTCGCTGTCATTGCGTCAGGTCTGTCCGAACACGGGACAAGGCCACCGCAAGCTGGTGGCCTGGCTTCGCAAGTACAAGGCAACCAGGGCTGTGATGGAGGCGAGCGGCGGTTACGAGCGTGACTGGGCCAAGCTACTGCGCCAGGCCGGTGTCGAGGTGCGGATCGTCGACCCCAAACGCGTCCGCAGCTTCGCGCTATCGGCCGGCCGGCTGGCAAAGAACGATGTGATCGACGCGGAGATGATCGCCTGGTTCGCCGAGATATTTACCGAGGCGCCGAGCCAGACCCACGATGCCGCACGCGAGGAGTTGCTGGCGCTGGTGAAAGCGCGCATCGGTCTGGGTGATCTCAAGACGCGCTTGCAAAGCCAAAACGAGCATGCTGCACCAGGACTGGTTCAGAAAACGCATGCCCGCGTCTTGAAGAATCTGGTCAGTGAAATTGCCAAGCTCGAGGCGGCAATTGCGGCCAAGATCAAGGCCTCGCCACACCTTGCCGAGCGTGCCGAGATCATCGAGAGCGTGCCGGGCCTCGCCGAAACGACCTCCGCCAACCTCATTGCGGGGATGCCGGAGCTTGGGCAGGTGAGCAACAAGATCGCCGGTGCGTTATTAGGCGCCGCCCCGTACGACGACGATAGCGGCCATCGGCGCGGTGAGCGTCATATCAAGGGTGGCCGCCGCTGGGTCCGCAACGCCATCTACATGCCCTGCCTCGGCGCAGCCACGCAGAACAACCCGGTGCTCAAGGCCTTCTACGACCGCCTGATTGCCAAGGGAAAGAAGCCGAAAGTGGTGCTTGTCGCCTGCATGCGCAAGCTCATCGTCATCCTCAACATCATGATCGCACGACGGCAGAAATGGGATCCCAGCCGTTACGCACTGAACTGA
- a CDS encoding radical SAM protein, whose amino-acid sequence MSADAQDALPDALGFQEQPISQLLVKVASRCNIDCSYCYWFRDASVYDKPKLMSSEVLLQLLQRIEEHVARHSLIDFPIILHGGEPLLWGVDNFHRIAEACEGISSRTRCDIPIAVTTNGVLIDDEWLNCFEARNISVAISLDGPAHIHDLHRKTFQGTGTHAAAERAARMLASRDIGMSALAVCNPAYPPKDYVEFFAKCGIANYDIMIPDATVDETPASVGSFYKGLFDLWLEANRSKPTANIRIITDMITAMLGNNSPTEGVGYKPIELCTVMTDGSVEAHDVLRIAGDGFTNTKFNIFEHTIDEVRNEPRWKAARDASIKLSAKCQQCKFMNACGGGYLPHRFSKKNGYDNPSVYCDDLYAMFENMQSVLESHLYVSKPDGERLGVRDALAGSVAG is encoded by the coding sequence ATGTCGGCTGACGCTCAAGATGCTTTGCCAGATGCTTTGGGCTTCCAGGAGCAGCCGATCTCGCAGCTGCTTGTCAAGGTTGCTTCGAGATGCAACATCGACTGCTCCTATTGCTACTGGTTCCGCGACGCGTCGGTTTATGACAAGCCGAAGCTAATGAGCTCGGAAGTGCTGCTTCAGTTGTTGCAGCGCATCGAAGAGCACGTCGCCAGGCATTCCCTGATCGATTTTCCCATCATTCTGCACGGCGGCGAACCCTTGCTGTGGGGAGTCGATAATTTTCACCGCATTGCGGAGGCCTGCGAAGGCATATCGTCACGAACGAGATGCGACATACCCATCGCGGTGACCACCAATGGCGTGTTGATCGATGATGAGTGGCTGAACTGTTTCGAGGCTCGCAACATTTCGGTCGCGATCAGCCTGGACGGGCCGGCACATATTCACGACCTTCACCGGAAAACGTTTCAAGGCACAGGCACCCACGCCGCGGCAGAACGGGCCGCGCGGATGCTGGCGTCACGCGACATCGGCATGAGCGCGCTGGCCGTCTGCAATCCCGCTTATCCGCCAAAAGACTACGTCGAATTTTTCGCGAAGTGCGGAATTGCCAACTACGATATCATGATCCCGGATGCGACGGTGGATGAGACCCCCGCATCCGTTGGTTCGTTCTACAAGGGGCTGTTCGACCTGTGGCTGGAGGCCAACCGCAGCAAGCCCACAGCGAATATCCGGATCATTACCGATATGATCACCGCCATGCTCGGCAACAATTCACCGACCGAGGGCGTCGGCTACAAACCTATCGAACTCTGCACGGTCATGACCGACGGTTCGGTCGAGGCACATGATGTGCTGCGGATTGCCGGCGACGGATTCACGAACACGAAGTTCAACATTTTCGAGCACACGATCGACGAGGTCAGGAACGAGCCCCGCTGGAAAGCCGCGCGTGATGCTTCCATCAAGCTTTCCGCGAAATGCCAGCAGTGCAAATTTATGAACGCCTGCGGCGGCGGCTATCTTCCGCATCGTTTCTCGAAGAAGAACGGTTATGACAATCCGTCGGTTTATTGCGACGACCTCTATGCAATGTTTGAGAACATGCAATCCGTGCTTGAAAGCCACCTTTACGTCAGCAAGCCGGACGGGGAACGTCTCGGCGTGCGCGACGCGCTGGCGGGGAGCGTCGCTGGTTAG